The Shewanella sp. MTB7 genome includes a window with the following:
- a CDS encoding ribosomal protein uL16 3-hydroxylase, which yields MYKINFNTNEFLSTHWQQAPLVIKGAFNNFIDPINADELAGLACEEQIASRVIITKENNWEIIQGPIDDYDEFGESNWQLLVQAVNHWFPDSAPLIQAFRFIPDWRFDDLMVSFATPGGGVGPHIDNYDVFLLQGEGSRRWKVGPKGNYTPRDGDTNTALIDDFEPIIDVVLESGDMLYIPPGYPHYAQTLTTALSYSIGFRAPSQQELFSSIADHLLDTNTGLKRFTSTSEPTAASLISIEQQEGMLNLLNELLKQPEHYQTILGQLLSQNRFELDLCDPQSPYLRDDLAHALSEGAEIHRIGGLKVIQLQGDAEQRLFINGEIIDCKQLEPAEIEHLANAFIIDNQQALALCNSNAMSEIFVILLNKGFYYLA from the coding sequence ATGTATAAAATAAATTTCAACACCAATGAGTTTTTATCTACACATTGGCAACAAGCACCACTTGTCATTAAAGGGGCTTTCAACAATTTTATTGATCCGATTAATGCAGATGAACTTGCCGGTCTCGCATGTGAAGAACAGATCGCTTCACGGGTTATCATCACAAAGGAAAATAACTGGGAAATCATTCAAGGCCCTATTGATGATTACGATGAGTTTGGGGAAAGTAATTGGCAGTTACTGGTTCAGGCTGTCAATCATTGGTTCCCTGATTCAGCTCCGCTAATTCAAGCCTTCAGGTTTATTCCAGATTGGCGATTCGATGACCTAATGGTTTCTTTTGCCACACCAGGCGGCGGTGTTGGACCCCACATCGATAACTATGATGTATTCTTACTGCAAGGTGAAGGAAGTAGACGTTGGAAAGTGGGCCCTAAAGGAAACTATACACCAAGAGACGGCGATACCAATACCGCACTTATTGACGATTTTGAACCCATTATTGACGTCGTACTTGAATCCGGAGACATGCTATACATACCGCCAGGATACCCCCATTACGCCCAAACACTCACGACAGCCCTGAGTTACTCTATCGGTTTTAGAGCCCCAAGCCAGCAAGAACTGTTTAGCAGCATTGCCGATCATCTACTCGATACCAATACTGGACTGAAGCGTTTCACTTCAACCAGTGAGCCGACAGCAGCAAGCTTAATCTCGATTGAGCAGCAAGAAGGCATGCTGAACTTACTAAATGAACTGCTCAAGCAGCCTGAGCATTACCAAACAATATTAGGACAGCTACTCAGTCAAAATCGTTTTGAGCTTGACCTATGTGATCCTCAATCCCCTTATCTGCGAGACGATTTAGCCCATGCCCTATCAGAGGGAGCTGAGATACACAGAATAGGCGGTTTAAAGGTGATTCAGCTCCAAGGTGATGCTGAGCAAAGGTTATTTATTAATGGCGAGATAATTGATTGTAAGCAGCTGGAACCCGCTGAGATTGAACACTTAGCTAACGCATTTATTATTGATAATCAGCAAGCCTTAGCCCTATGCAATTCGAACGCAATGAGTGAGATCTTTGTGATATTATTGAATAAAGGCTTCTACTATTTAGCGTAA
- a CDS encoding DUF4826 family protein, with product MTEQVETQTEAMDPEQQEALRQQWIKEHFQKANRFLAEKGVIPSKVIADESRYLAPYVAVWKMESKQPTKQTFWVMSGDLPSDYVDVKVAGTAREALRHFSMMWQMQAENLFKSGATKDPTQAKFAQLLVSRAESLYQIQGDDKLWG from the coding sequence ATGACGGAACAAGTAGAGACTCAAACTGAAGCGATGGATCCTGAACAGCAAGAAGCGTTGAGGCAGCAATGGATCAAAGAACATTTCCAGAAAGCAAATCGTTTTCTAGCTGAAAAAGGCGTGATCCCTAGCAAGGTTATTGCTGATGAAAGTCGTTACTTAGCGCCATATGTTGCGGTTTGGAAGATGGAATCTAAGCAACCAACCAAACAAACTTTTTGGGTCATGTCTGGAGATTTACCCAGCGACTATGTGGATGTTAAAGTGGCTGGCACGGCACGCGAAGCGCTACGTCATTTCTCTATGATGTGGCAGATGCAGGCTGAAAACTTGTTCAAATCGGGTGCAACCAAAGATCCAACGCAAGCAAAATTTGCTCAACTTCTGGTATCACGTGCAGAGAGTCTTTATCAGATCCAAGGTGATGATAAACTCTGGGGATAA
- a CDS encoding Leu/Phe/Val dehydrogenase, producing the protein MAVFNHISFDEHEQVVFCQDKESGLKAIIAIHNTNLGPAVGGCRMWNYESDDEALTDVLRLSRGMTYKNALAGLEMGGGKSVIIANPNTENREALFRAFGRCINSLGGKYFSAEDVGVTTADIMIAHQETPFMAGLEGKSGDPSPFTALGTFLGIKAAVKHQRGIDSLQGLKISVQGVGHVGYYLCRHLHAEGAKLIVTDINQASLDRVTNEFDATVVAPQDIYHQDVDIYAPCALGATINDTTIPLLKATIVAGCANNQLAEARHGEKLKELNILYAPDYVINAGGIINVSFEKDYDVTLATKKVEEIYDTLMRIFVLSDEQDRTTASIADELARAIIEAAK; encoded by the coding sequence GTGGCTGTATTCAATCATATCTCGTTTGACGAACATGAACAGGTCGTATTTTGTCAGGATAAAGAGAGCGGCTTAAAAGCTATTATTGCCATCCATAATACCAATTTAGGTCCCGCTGTTGGCGGCTGTAGAATGTGGAACTATGAATCTGACGACGAAGCATTAACTGACGTTTTACGGTTATCACGCGGCATGACCTATAAAAATGCTTTAGCAGGCCTTGAGATGGGCGGCGGCAAATCGGTCATTATCGCCAACCCAAACACAGAAAATAGAGAGGCTTTATTTCGCGCATTCGGTCGCTGTATTAACAGTTTAGGCGGTAAGTATTTCTCGGCAGAAGATGTGGGCGTAACAACAGCAGATATCATGATCGCACATCAAGAAACCCCTTTTATGGCGGGTCTTGAAGGAAAAAGTGGCGATCCGTCACCTTTTACTGCATTAGGCACATTCCTCGGTATCAAAGCTGCCGTTAAACACCAACGTGGTATTGATAGCCTGCAAGGTCTTAAAATTTCAGTTCAAGGTGTCGGTCATGTCGGTTACTACCTTTGTCGCCATCTCCACGCAGAGGGAGCAAAACTAATCGTCACTGATATCAATCAGGCCTCATTAGACAGAGTTACAAATGAGTTTGATGCCACTGTTGTCGCTCCCCAAGATATTTACCATCAAGATGTCGATATCTACGCACCTTGTGCCTTAGGTGCGACAATTAACGACACCACCATTCCACTTCTTAAAGCCACGATTGTGGCTGGCTGTGCAAACAATCAGCTGGCTGAAGCCAGACACGGTGAGAAACTTAAAGAGTTGAACATCTTGTATGCACCAGATTATGTGATCAACGCTGGTGGGATCATTAATGTGTCGTTTGAAAAAGATTACGATGTCACTCTAGCAACCAAGAAAGTCGAAGAGATTTACGACACTCTTATGCGTATTTTTGTTCTATCTGATGAACAAGATCGTACTACAGCATCTATTGCTGATGAACTTGCACGGGCAATTATCGAAGCAGCAAAATAA